The sequence GCTTTGGGAATCGACCAGAAAACTCCTTTCGCGAAATTCTGAAAATACGAAGGAAAAAATGTCATCAGTTACCGTGCTAGTTTTCAGTAGTTATAGTAGAGATAGAACGATAGCATTTCATTACTAGTATTGTCAGACTTTTGTTTCTAAAAATACAGAGAGTCACTTACCTGGGACGGTCTGTCTGTCAGCGTCAGCTGAAAGAATGACAAaaagattttatcatttttcatcgTTTTATCAGTTAAAGAAACATCCATTAACATAGTCACGGTAGTTTTACAAGGCGAATGTCAGAGCAAAGGGAGCAACGGCCTGGCATTCCCATCCAGAACACGAAATTACAGTAGCCAGGCACTTGACAAATCTGTAACAAGAAAAACGTCATCATGGGTAGCAAAGAAATCGTGCCCTTCAGTAAATACTCAACTAATTGAGAGCACACAAATATGAGAATCTACATTATACGTTACATACGAAAGATTTTGTAGAAGAACTGCAGCAGCTTTGTTTCGGTACGCAGCCGTTTTCCGGGGATGGCGGTCCCGCGGTACAAGGTGTCCAGAGGCCCAACAAAACGGTGGTCTCCCGGCCGCTCCTTCTTGTCAGGGTCGATCCGCATCTTAAATGTGAACCTGGGTCGGTCGGTTAGGTCCAGCTGAGGCCACTGAGAAAAGAATCGGAGTGGTAGAGACAACATATACAGCTATAGGCAGGATTGGCTCAGCCATTTTTCAAGAAAAGAACAATCTTCCACAGTCTGTTCCAAACTAGCTAATTTGTACTCGGAAATCAGTCTGAAGATATAAACATGAATTATAAAAAGCAATTTCCCATTCTTCTACTGGCATATTGctaaaaaaaagacatataTAGCAGTTTCAATTTCTTGTCATGATCATTACTGTATATAAAGAATGGCAATGCAGTGAATATGTTCAGACATCTCATCGATATACATCTATATACAAGCAAACACTTTCTCTAAGCTTACTTTTCGCCCTACCTTGAACAAAATGTTATTCGTTTTGACGATCACCGTTGGCTGTGACCCATCCTCGAGTTTTCCAAAGCTGTCAAACTTGACGAACGGAGTTGAGATGAGTTTCGCCGTGACGTTATGTGCCATCGCCGTGGAGTTGGGGTCGTGATGAATGTCGACATTGAACGTCACCATGTCCCTGCAAAAGTGATTCCTAATCAACGACTTAAGTCTGAATTGTTCGATGGTGAAAAGTAGATTAACTAGTAGTCTTATATTGCGTCAAAGATTCATCTTCTTAACCATTGATTAGTCAGGTAGTTTAGCGGTGATAACTCAAATGTTGGTACTGactgaaaaaaaggaatttgtTTCAAATGAAGGCCAAAGAATATACCAATGTTCACTTCTACGCCGTTCCATGCTATATGTGGATGTTACAATACAGAATTGTTCCAATATTTTTAATGTTGGTATTGCAGTAATCTTATTCGACTTAACCAAAGGTAAAGCTCCTACCCCCTGCCGAGGTCGCCAGGGTCGGTGACAGAGGCGTCCAGCACCAGTAGAGGTTTGCCCCGCGGTACGACGGTAACGGGGAGGGCGCCCGTCCATATCACGGTGTCCAACGCGACGAGGGCGAGGCTGGCCTACACAAACAGAAGTAAAACATCATGTAACGTTCACCTTTAAAATCTATTAGTTTTTACATTTTGACTATGGTAGAGCAAACGAAAATACGTTGTGAATATCAATTTGAGTCAAACCGTGGTGAAGTGCAAGCTAGGCATTGCACAAACAGCGTTTGCAGACTTCTTGTATTGTTAACGGTTTCTTGTAAATACTCAATTACAATtttaagtactagtagtaaaaTATCCCACCTTTACCCAGAGCTCCTTTGGAGTCGAGAAGTCCTCGTCTCTGATAAACTCAAATCCAACGACGAGATTCAGAAAGTTGTTCTCATCCCCGTGTGTTGAAATATCGTGTAGTTCCAACACCCAGCGATCGTCCTGTAAAGTATCAACAAATATGACAAAGACATTCTGAACAAGAATAGCTATTTACTGACTAATCCGGATAACTTGAGCGTGAATACCAGCAATGAtatttataatacatgtatattccagcATCTATGTATTTTAATAAGAATTAGAATTAGAATAAAGTACAATTCTTGACACGAATTATCGAATAGCTTTCTTCCCTCGGAAGGAGCCACGACAGCAACGTAGTCACCTTCTTTGTTAGATATGGTTTGTTAGTCTGTAGACTTCACTGAACAAGCCAACCACTTAGTATAGTGGCAATGTAACGTTTTGCATTGCCTCACATGAATCTAAAACCGTACGTCATTGTTGTTGATTCTTTGTACCTCTTCGAATAATCTGTCAGCTACGACATTTTTTCCTGAACTGTTAAAACAATCCCTACGTGTCGGATATTTCTGTTTCACAATCAGTAATGTCTCTCATCTGCTTACGTTTCGATGCCTATCAGGCATCTTCGTCAGAGCTTCTGgctggagtgctgcttctcgccgctCTATGTAGCCAGTATATAGCAGCaatccagtcagaagctctgaggaagatATATGTCTGATAGATATCgaaacgtaagcaggtgagagacattcctggttgtgaaaaagaaaactccaatatcccaTGTTGTACCAAGGTGATGAAAGTAGTCCCTCCGTGTCAATGCTGGATAGCGAGTCTTACCTTCTTGATGGTCGGGAACGGACTTTGCTGAGATGTGCTGTTCCGTCCAAACAGCCGCACGTTGTCCCCGATCTCAGCGGGAGTGAAGTGTGTGATGGCGAGGGGTAGGATAGAGCCGATCGTCGGGAAATGCACTTCAACAATCATGCTGTCCAGTTTCAGACGAGGGAACACTACGATGATTGACATCTACAATTCAAGAAATGACCATTACGTATGTTGAACCCTGCAAAGGTTCTGTGTATGAGATGTGTTCCGAAGCTTCCTTACCGTTCAAACTCATTTCAAGTTGTCCAGAACGTCAAGTACGACCAATGAGGTTATGGGCAGAAGGTTCTGCTCGGTACGACTATTCAGTTGAATTAGAGAAACATGTACACTTTCAAAGCGCTGAGTTCATTCTGAATGAAAAACTTGGTTGTCGCATAGCACCAGAAAAACATGCGAGACATGGACATGTGGCATGATGTAGTAGCGAATTTCTAACTTACGTTTATCTTCTCACCAAACGTTAAATTTCCCTCGCGCAGCCAGGATATGTTGAACGTAGGAAGGGCGCCTACTGTGGCAGATACTGTGTTGTTGGGGTAAACCGGTCCCAGGAACTCTTCCAATTCAATTTCGAACTTCTTTACCGAGTAGGTTACATTGATGTATACCGAAAGCTCCTGTCCGTAAAACACCGTATCTGAAGAAAGCAACATCGGAAAATTAGTGACAGGCTAGGCGACCATGGAATTGTGATTACTATCGTTTTAAGATCGTTGTAATTCCTACTTCTACAAGACATTAAATAAACTTTAAGAATTCTTGATTTATCCGCAAAGGAAATATCAATTGCAAATGTCACACAGACATAACAAATAAGGACCTTCGTCATGATGATCAACTCAATACGTGTCATTCGTTTAGACAAGTGGGAAAGTGTGAAATGGAGTAAATCATACGTACCTTTGACTTTTCCAGTGATATTGCCGTCTAGTTCTAGCAGACCTGAATTGTTAGAGATGGTGATGGCGTCCAGCTCCTAAAGATCAAAATTTCAGTTGCACAATCAGATCGTCAACTACGCCATCGAATCATCATAGCATCATTCGCTATTGACGTTACTAACGTATAACGTTGTACCTTATTTTGATGATACAAAGTCTAGCTTCGATGTTACATATCATGAGCCCGACATGCATCTCAGTATGATCAAGGAAATCTAAATGAGATGTAAAGAGGCTGTGGTACCTCAAGCGAGTCTGAATGAAACTGCAGCGTGATGTTCACCAGGTCTGTGCCTGACGTCATGGTAAGGTAGTACTCCATTGTTATCAGATCCCCTCCCTGGAACATGTCTGTAGATTCACCTAACGTCGTCAGATCCCACCTCAGCTGCACGTCTGCAGTAGCTGAACGTTG comes from Branchiostoma lanceolatum isolate klBraLanc5 chromosome 2, klBraLanc5.hap2, whole genome shotgun sequence and encodes:
- the LOC136426984 gene encoding uncharacterized protein, whose translation is MSIIVVFPRLKLDSMIVEVHFPTIGSILPLAITHFTPAEIGDNVRLFGRNSTSQQSPFPTIKKDDRWVLELHDISTHGDENNFLNLVVGFEFIRDEDFSTPKELWVKASLALVALDTVIWTGALPVTVVPRGKPLLVLDASVTDPGDLGRGDMVTFNVDIHHDPNSTAMAHNVTAKLISTPFVKFDSFGKLEDGSQPTVIVKTNNILFKWPQLDLTDRPRFTFKMRIDPDKKERPGDHRFVGPLDTLYRGTAIPGKRLRTETKLLQFFYKIFPDADRQTVPEFRERSFLVDSQSSKVYFCNYARRRQGLNACFAHDENNPSQHENWRVLSPMLGSLLGVSQAESQLYGVSHCGRAYMMSEDDGRNWFSIPRDDWTKARQTGYVPAMEVIEGENADSSTAQGTTWRANDTGILRLPTGETDWQQVASWT